ACTTTTGCATTTTTTTTCATTTAATCCTACCTTTTTTCCTGACGTTTAAATCATTTTCGCGGCGGTCTAGTTCCATTATGGGGAATCGGGGTAACATCTTTTGTTAGTAAAATGTTAATTCCGGAAGTAATAATTTGCTTACGGGCAGCCTCTTTTCCTTGTCCTGTTCCTTTTAGCTCGACAACTACCTCACGCATTCCGTGCTCGCGCGCTTTTTGCGCAGCTGCCGCAGTAGCTAGTGTCGCCGCATAGGCAGTTTTTTTCTTTGTGCCCTTAAATCCAATTGAACCAGATGAGGCTCAAGAAATTACATTACCTTGTTTGTCTGTAAAAGAAATAATTGTATTTTGGTGCGAAGAATGAATATGAGCGATTCCGACGGTAATATTTTTTGGCCGAACTTTTTTAACTTTTTTTATATTAGTTGCCATAATTATTTACCTTTCTCCTTTTTTGCCATAATTGTTTTTCGTGGTCCTTTACGAGTACGTGCATTTTTTTGTGTTACTTGACCTCGAACCGGCAGTCCTTTTCGATGACGAATTCCGCGATAACATTTTATTTCGATTAATCTTTTAATATTTGATTGCACTTCTCGGTGCAAATCACCTTCAGTTTTGTAAATTTTTGCAACATCACGAATAATTTGCAAAACTTCTTCATTAATTTCTTTTACCTTTGTATTAAGGGTTAAAATTGGATATTTTTTTCCAAATTTTTCTGCCTGTAATTTAGCAGTTTTTCCAACAATTTCTGTTGCTAGTGATTTTCCAATTCCATAAATACTTCTAAGAGCAATTACAACTCTTTTGTGATTAGGAATTTCAACATTAAGAACACGTGCCATATTGAAAATTTATATAAATATTTTTCCTTTTTATAATTTTAAAAAATTGTTTTAATTTTAGAGATTAAATAATAACTAAACTTTATTTTTTTAATTAGCTTATAAAAATAAAGTTTAGTGACAAAATCAAAATTTTTAAATTAAATTTATTAATTAATTTTGATTTTTAACTTAAAATAGATCAAAATTGAAAAGCCTAAAATTAGCCTTGCCTTTGCTTATGTTTTTTTAGTTGGCAAATAACGCGGTTAATTGAACGGCGCTTAATAATTTTGCAATCTTTGCAGATTTTTTTAATACTTGCTCGAACTTTCATTTTTTGCCTTTTTACTTTTGTATAAATATTTTAAAAAAACTAAATTACTTATAGCGGTAAACAATTCTTCCTTTTGAAAGATCATAAGGGGACATTTCCACGCGGACACTATCACCTAAAATGATTTTAATATGGTATAATTTCATTTTTCCGGCAATATGACAGTTTAATTTAACGCCATTTTCAAGGGTTACTTCATATTCTTGAGCATTAAAAACGTGGGTTATTTTTCCTGAAAATACAAGTTTTTGTTCTTTTGATGATTTTGTCATTTAATTTTGATCCATTTCTGTTAGAATTATTCCTTTGCCATTATGAATTAAAACTGTCTCTTCATAATGGGAAGTTTTCTTGCCATCTTTTGCTTTTACAGTTCAGCCATCTTTTAAAATTTCAACTTTTGCTGATGTTTGCAAAATCATTGGTTCGATACAAATTACCATATTATTTTTTAGCCTGATTCCTTTTTTGGGCTTGCCAAAATTGTAAATATTTGGATTTTCGTGTAATTGTTTGCCAATACCATGACCTGAAAATTCTAAAGGAGTAAAAAATCCATATGATTTTATTACATTCGCAATTGCAAAACCGATATCTCCGGTTGTTGCCCCTGGCTTAATTGCATTAAAACCAGCAAAAAAAGCTTGCTTTGCGCAATTAATTAGCTTCTGATTTTCTGAATTTTCGCCAAGTGATTTCGAAAAAGCACTATCAACGAAAAACCCGTTATAAGAAAGCCCTAAGTCAATTGAAACTAAGTCATTATGCTGAAGGATATAATCACTTGGAATTCCATGGATCAAAACTTCATTAACGCTTGTACAAATTGTAGCAGGAAAACCGTGATAATTTAGAAAAGCAGGTTTTGCATTTTTCTTTTTAATCTCTTGAAAAGCAATTCTATCGACTTCTTTTAAAGAGATACCTGGTCTTACAAAATCATAAACTCTTGCTTTGACTTCTGCCAGGATTTTCCCTGCAATTTTCATTTCGCTTATTTCAAATTCTGACTTAATTATAGCCATTTTTCGATTTCTTCGATAATTTTTTCAAGAGGGTTTTCGGTATCTAAATAGTGAATTTTGTTGATATTTTCATAATGTTGAACTATTGGAGCGATTGAAAGATTGAATTTTTCTATTCTAACACTAATAATTTCAGGGCGATCATCGTTCCGAGTAATTAAATCGTTATTATCAAGGTCACATTTACCAGCAATTTTTGGTTTAGCTAACAATAAATTATATGGTTTTTGGCATTCCTGACAAAAAAGTCGTTGGCGGAGACGATTAATAATTGTATCGGTCCTAATTTTTAGATAAAAAACAAGATCAACTTCAATTCCGTTTTCGTTCATAAAATTTAACTGTTCAATTGTTCTTGGATAGCCATCGAGAATATAACCTCGATTTTTTGGTAACTTGCTTATAAAATCAGCAACTATTTTATTTGTTATCTTATCTGGAACATAACCGCCAGAACTTACATAGCTCTGAATTTTTTTTGCTAGTTTTTGATCTTCTTTAATTTTTAATCGGAAAAGCTCGCCTGTAGAAATATGGACTAATTTATATTTATCCACTAAAATTTTCGAAAGACTTCCTTTACCTGATCCGGGCGCGCCAATGAAAAGAATTCTTTTTTCACTTATCATATTCTAAAAATTTATCATCCTTTTGCAAACAATTTACAAGCTATAATTTTACCATAAAAGATCCTGATTTGAATTTTGCGAACTGGAGTTTAGTTTTAATGTAAGACTTTTACGGATTTTTTTACTTTGTTTTAGAACTTTTTGAGCATCATAACGGGCTTTAATTTGCGAAATTGTCTCAAGTGTTGTTGTTGCTAAAATTATTATCGAAATTCCAGAAAAAGTGATTGCCGAAGGTATCCCTAACATAATCTCAACTGGTTGGAGGATTCCAAAAAAAGTAAGATAAATCGCGCTAAATATTGAAAGCCTTAAAACAACTCCGATTAAATAATCTTCGGTTTGTTCCCCTGGGCGAATCCCTGGAATAAAAGTGGAATTTTTTGCAAAATCCTGAGTGATTTTATCAATTCGGGATTGCTGTAATGACATTATGATACTAAAAGTGATGTTAAAAACAATAAAAATAATTAAACCAAACGGGTGATAAATTTGCATGTTATTATCAATTCAATTACGGGTTGGCGAGGTATTTCGGTCAAGAAAACCGCTAAAAAGCGTAGGCAAAGAAACAACAATTAAAGCAAAAATCACAGGCATAATTCCGGCAGGGTTTAACTTTAATGGTAAAACAGAAATCTCCTTAACATTTTTTGACATTCCTGATCCGGTTTGCTGGATTGGTATTTTTCGTTCTGCTAAATAAACATAAACCGAAATTAACAAAACAAGTAAAAAAGCAAAAATATAAAGAAGAAAACTTAGAACTTGAGTAATTAATGAAGAAGGGGAACTAAGATCAACAAGATATTCAAAGGCATGCTTAAAACGACGGGGAATACCAACAATAATTCCGGAAAAAATTAAAAGTGAAGTTCCATTACCAACGCCTTTTTCGGTGATTTGCTCAGCTAAAAACAGTGAAAAAAGCGAACCAGCCACCAATATCAACGGCAAAACTAATCAAATAAAAACTTGTGTATTGATTTCTAAACGCACAAAACCAAAATCACTATTCAAAATTACCGTACGGATTAACACGATTGCTTGAACAAAGGCAATTACCAAAGTCAAAAATCTAGTTATTATATTAATTTTTCGTCTACCTGCTGGACCTGATTGTGAAAGCCGATGAATTGGTGGGAATAACTTCGTTTGCGCTATTAACATAAATAAGGAAGCAGTAATAAACGGACTAATTCCGAGTGCAACCACTGAAAAATTGAGTAATCCGCCGCCGCCGACGGTATTAATAATTCCTAAAAATGAATTTGCATCCAACTGGAATTGTAATAGTTTTAATCCGGGGATTGTAATTGTGCCACAAACAATAAAAATAACAAGTAAAAAAATTGTAAAAATTAATTTTCGAGTTAAAATTTGTTCTTTAAAAGCAAAGTATACACGATTCTTTAGAATTACGTAGGCAGAAGTTATATTTTCTCAAATTTTACCCAAAAATTTCAACACTAGCGAACCTCGATTTTGCCACCTAATTTCGTAATTTTTTCATGCGCAGCAGCAGAATAAGCGTTTGTTGTGATTGTTAATTTTTTTGTTAGTTCGCCTTTTGCAAGCAGTTTGGCTGGAAGATTTCTTTTTTTAAGAATCCCTTTAAGATATAAGGATTCCAAACTAATTTTATCACCATCTTGATAACGACTTTCAAGGTCAGAAAGGTTGAAAATTTCAAATTTTTTTGCATTAAAATTATAAAATCCAATTTTTGGCACACGACGAAACCAAGGATTTTGCCCGCCTTCAAAACCCAGGCGAACAGTTGACCGTTTTTTTTGTCCCGATTGTCCACGACCTGCTTGTTTTCCTTTTCCAGCAGCATGGCCACGTCCTTTGCGATGTTTTTCTTTTCTAGAACCAGGGGTATAAATAAGATTTTCAAGCCTAATTGACATTTTTTTGATCCTTTTTTTAGTTTGAAATGAGTAATTGTACTAAATTATTTAATTTGTCTTTTATTTTTTCATAAAAAAAAAAAAAAAATTGCGAATTAACTGCTTTTGGATAATTATAACACAAAAATTTTAAAAAGAAGATATTCGTTTTAGTTAAATTAAAATAACTAAATTTACTGTTTTTTCAAAAAAGTATAAATAATAAGAATAAATTCGCAAATTTTTCTCTTTTAGTTAAATTGTGAAATTTAAACTAAATAAATAAATAAAAATTTTAGTTTTTTTAGTTTTTTAGCGCGTGGGCTTGTTGTGGACTTAAATCACGTAATTCGGCTACCTGATTAAGTGTTTTAAGTCCTAAAAGCGCTTTTAGAGTGGCTCTTACCACGTTAATTTTTGTTCGTGAACCATAAGTTTTTGTATAAATATCAGTATATCCTGCAAGCTCAACAACGGCGCGCACAGTATTGGAGGCAACAATCCCCTTACCTCTTGGCGCTGGTTTTATCAGAATTTTTGATGCTGAATATTTTGCGCTAATTTCGTGAGGGACAGTGGATCTGCGATAAATAGGCACACTTACAAGTCGGTTTTGTGCGTCTTTTATTGCTTTGCGGATCGAGTCTTGAACTTCATTCGCCTTGCCATGACCAAAACCGACTTTACCTTTTTTATTCCCAACAACAGCAAAAGCGCTAAAAGAAAAACGACGGCCACCTTTTACAACTTTTGTAACTCGCGCAATTGAAACTACCCTATCTTCGAATTCAGGTTTGAAATTTTTGTCTTTATTTTTTTGCCTTTGTGGCCGAGGTCGTTGGGTTCGTTTTTGCTCTTTTGAAGATTCAAAATGCTCTTGATTTACTTTTATTTTTTTAATAAGGGCTCCGGATTCGTTTTTTATTTCTGTTGGGATTTGCCCCGTTAGTTTTGTGTTAGTGTTTTTAGTTAAAATATTAAGATCAATAGTGTTTGAATTCTCGGTTATTCCAACTATTGCGTCTTGTTTTATATTAGATTTCTGCTCACTTTTTGCTAGGTTTTTTTCAAGATTATTATCCATTCTAGAATTTTACTCCTTGTATTCTTAGTGCATCGGCAAAGGCTTTGACACGGCCATGGTAAATATAACCGCTACGATCAAAAACAAAATCAGTCTTTTCTAATTGTTTTTCTTTGATTTTTTTATATAATTCAGGGGCTAAACCTGCTGCTGCTTTAATATTTCCGCTGTATTTATCAGTTTTATTTAACGTTGAGACCGAAATTAGTACTTGATTTTTTCAAGGATCAAAAATATAAGCATAAAAATGACGCAAAGATTTATAAACACCGATGCGATATTTTTGTTTATCCTCGCGGTTTTT
The sequence above is a segment of the Mesomycoplasma flocculare ATCC 27399 genome. Coding sequences within it:
- the rpsK gene encoding 30S ribosomal protein S11 encodes the protein MATNIKKVKKVRPKNITVGIAHIHSSHQNTIISFTDKQGNVISWASSGSIGFKGTKKKTAYAATLATAAAAQKAREHGMREVVVELKGTGQGKEAARKQIITSGINILLTKDVTPIPHNGTRPPRKWFKRQEKR
- the rplR gene encoding 50S ribosomal protein L18, whose translation is MQKSRNFYRKVKHVRILNKLVKNREDKQKYRIGVYKSLRHFYAYIFDPWKNQVLISVSTLNKTDKYSGNIKAAAGLAPELYKKIKEKQLEKTDFVFDRSGYIYHGRVKAFADALRIQGVKF
- the infA gene encoding translation initiation factor IF-1 → MTKSSKEQKLVFSGKITHVFNAQEYEVTLENGVKLNCHIAGKMKLYHIKIILGDSVRVEMSPYDLSKGRIVYRYK
- the rpsM gene encoding 30S ribosomal protein S13, whose amino-acid sequence is MARVLNVEIPNHKRVVIALRSIYGIGKSLATEIVGKTAKLQAEKFGKKYPILTLNTKVKEINEEVLQIIRDVAKIYKTEGDLHREVQSNIKRLIEIKCYRGIRHRKGLPVRGQVTQKNARTRKGPRKTIMAKKEKGK
- a CDS encoding adenylate kinase family protein produces the protein MISEKRILFIGAPGSGKGSLSKILVDKYKLVHISTGELFRLKIKEDQKLAKKIQSYVSSGGYVPDKITNKIVADFISKLPKNRGYILDGYPRTIEQLNFMNENGIEVDLVFYLKIRTDTIINRLRQRLFCQECQKPYNLLLAKPKIAGKCDLDNNDLITRNDDRPEIISVRIEKFNLSIAPIVQHYENINKIHYLDTENPLEKIIEEIEKWL
- the secY gene encoding preprotein translocase subunit SecY, with translation MLKFLGKIWENITSAYVILKNRVYFAFKEQILTRKLIFTIFLLVIFIVCGTITIPGLKLLQFQLDANSFLGIINTVGGGGLLNFSVVALGISPFITASLFMLIAQTKLFPPIHRLSQSGPAGRRKINIITRFLTLVIAFVQAIVLIRTVILNSDFGFVRLEINTQVFIWLVLPLILVAGSLFSLFLAEQITEKGVGNGTSLLIFSGIIVGIPRRFKHAFEYLVDLSSPSSLITQVLSFLLYIFAFLLVLLISVYVYLAERKIPIQQTGSGMSKNVKEISVLPLKLNPAGIMPVIFALIVVSLPTLFSGFLDRNTSPTRNWIDNNMQIYHPFGLIIFIVFNITFSIIMSLQQSRIDKITQDFAKNSTFIPGIRPGEQTEDYLIGVVLRLSIFSAIYLTFFGILQPVEIMLGIPSAITFSGISIIILATTTLETISQIKARYDAQKVLKQSKKIRKSLTLKLNSSSQNSNQDLLW
- the rpsE gene encoding 30S ribosomal protein S5, with protein sequence MDNNLEKNLAKSEQKSNIKQDAIVGITENSNTIDLNILTKNTNTKLTGQIPTEIKNESGALIKKIKVNQEHFESSKEQKRTQRPRPQRQKNKDKNFKPEFEDRVVSIARVTKVVKGGRRFSFSAFAVVGNKKGKVGFGHGKANEVQDSIRKAIKDAQNRLVSVPIYRRSTVPHEISAKYSASKILIKPAPRGKGIVASNTVRAVVELAGYTDIYTKTYGSRTKINVVRATLKALLGLKTLNQVAELRDLSPQQAHALKN
- the rpmJ gene encoding 50S ribosomal protein L36, which produces MKVRASIKKICKDCKIIKRRSINRVICQLKKHKQRQG
- the map gene encoding type I methionyl aminopeptidase encodes the protein MAIIKSEFEISEMKIAGKILAEVKARVYDFVRPGISLKEVDRIAFQEIKKKNAKPAFLNYHGFPATICTSVNEVLIHGIPSDYILQHNDLVSIDLGLSYNGFFVDSAFSKSLGENSENQKLINCAKQAFFAGFNAIKPGATTGDIGFAIANVIKSYGFFTPLEFSGHGIGKQLHENPNIYNFGKPKKGIRLKNNMVICIEPMILQTSAKVEILKDGWTVKAKDGKKTSHYEETVLIHNGKGIILTEMDQN
- the rplO gene encoding 50S ribosomal protein L15, which translates into the protein MSIRLENLIYTPGSRKEKHRKGRGHAAGKGKQAGRGQSGQKKRSTVRLGFEGGQNPWFRRVPKIGFYNFNAKKFEIFNLSDLESRYQDGDKISLESLYLKGILKKRNLPAKLLAKGELTKKLTITTNAYSAAAHEKITKLGGKIEVR